The Pan paniscus chromosome 1, NHGRI_mPanPan1-v2.0_pri, whole genome shotgun sequence genome has a segment encoding these proteins:
- the HJV gene encoding hemojuvelin: MGEPGQSPSPRSSHGSPPTLSTLTLLLLLCGHAHSQCKILRCNAEYVSSTLSLRGGGSSGALRGGGGGRGGGVGSGGLCRALRSYALCTRRTARTCRGDLAFHSAVHGIEDLMIQHNCSRQGPTAPPPPRGPALPGAGSGLPAPDPCDYEGRFSRLHGRPPGFLHCASFGDPHVRSFHHHFHTCRVQGAWPLLDNDFLFVQATSSPMALGANATATRKLTIIFKNMQECIDQKVYQAEVDNLPVAFEDGSMNGGDRPGGSSLSIQTANPGNHVEIQAAYIGTTIIIRQTAGQLSFSIKVAEDVAMAFSAEQDLQLCVGGCPPSQRLSRSERNRRGAITIDTARRLCKEGLPVEDAYFHSCVFDVLISGDPNFTVAAQAALEDARAFLPDLEKLHLFPSDAGVPLSSATLLAPLLSGLFVLWLCIQ; the protein is encoded by the exons ATGGGGGAGCCAGGCCAGTCCCCTAGTCCCAGGTCCTCCCATGGCAGTCCCCCAACTCTAAGCACTCTCACTCTCCTGCTGCTCCTCTGTGGACATG CTCATTCTCAATGCAAGATCCTCCGCTGCAATGCTGAGTACGTATCGTCCACTCTGAGCCTTAGAGGTGGGGGTTCATCAGGAGCACttcgaggaggaggaggaggccgggGTGGAGGGGTGGGCTCTGGCGGCCTCTGTCGAGCCCTCCGCTCCTATGCGCTCTGCACTCGGCGCACCGCCCGCACCTGCCGCGGGGACCTCGCCTTCCATTCGGCGGTACATGGCATCGAAGACCTGATGATCCAGCACAACTGCTCCCGCCAGGGCCCTacagcccctcccccaccccgggGCCCCGCCCTTCCAGGCGCGGGCTCCGGCCTCCCTGCCCCGGACCCTTGTGACTATGAAGGCCGGTTTTCCCGGCTGCATGGTCGTCCCCCGGGGTTCTTGCATTGCGCTTCCTTCGGGGACCCGCATGTGCGCAGCTTCCACCATCACTTTCACACATGCCGTGTCCAAGGAGCTTGGCCTCTACTGGATAATGACTTCCTCTTTGTCCAAGCCACCAGCTCCCCCATGGCGTTGGGGGCCAACGCTACCGCCACCCGGAAG CTCACCATCATATTTAAGAACATGCAGGAATGCATTGATCAGAAGGTCTATCAGGCTGAGGTGGATAATCTTCCTGTAGCCTTTGAAGATGGTTCTATGAATGGAGGTGACCGACCTGGGGGATCCAGTTTGTCGATTCAAACTGCTAACCCTGGGAACCATGTGGAGATCCAAGCTGCCTACATTGGCACAACTATAATCATTCGGCAGACAGCTGGGCAGCTCTCCTTCTCCATCAAGGTAGCAGAGGATGTGGCCATGGCCTTCTCAGCTGAACAGGACCTGCAGCTCTGTGTTGGGGGGTGCCCTCCAAGTCAGCGACTCTCTCGATCAGAGCGCAATCGTCGGGGAGCTATAACCATTGATACTGCCAGACGGCTGTGCAAGGAAGGGCTTCCAGTGGAAGATGCTTACTTCCATTCCTGTGTCTTTGATGTTTTAATTTCTGGTGATCCCAACTTTACCGTGGCAGCTCAGGCAGCACTGGAGGATGCCCGAGCCTTCCTGCCAGACTTAGAGAAGCTGCATCTCTTCCCCTCAGATGCTGGGGTTCCTCTTTCTTCAGCAACCCTCTTAGCTCCACTCCTTTCTGGGCTCTTTGTTCTGTGGCTTTGCATTCAGTAA